The Brachyhypopomus gauderio isolate BG-103 chromosome 12, BGAUD_0.2, whole genome shotgun sequence genome window below encodes:
- the marveld3 gene encoding MARVEL domain-containing protein 3: protein MPAEHHQTRHQNGGRNNAEGRGGAHREKPSRTHTHPKPGDYEDSSLHQRQDVYTDTYTSKNTNGEALYNLRYITTSRGICQGLEVFLNLLLIICAGVPYSNTGRYRDIANMGGLYYYYYGGAQAFTAQEAAQVQELDDRFYQLKIPPYIFTMAAGGALMAYALAVLALGVFRLPFRYPLLLPVEAVLDALIGLGYIPAVAFYFIKLLDIYNNQICKDRAAMYNTKGLKGYECGLSGTDVAGGLFGVLGAVLFCCSAVLAVKAFRTVRKRKQPRQADENL, encoded by the exons ATGCCCGCCGAGCACCATCAGACGAGACATCAAAACGGTGGTAGGAATAATGCAGAAGGTCGAGGAGGGGCGCACAGAGAGAAacccagcagaacacacacacaccccaaaccaGGAGATTACGAGGACTCCTCTCTCCACCAGCGGCAGGACGT GTATACCGACACATACACCTCTAAGAACACAAATGGCGAGGCTCTTTACAACCTAAGATACATTACTACTTCCAGAG GGATATGCCAGGGGCTGGAGGTCTTCTTGAACCTTCTGCTCATCATCTGTGCGGGAGTTCCGTACAGCAACACGGGTCGGTATCGGGACATCGCCAACATGGGGGGGCTGTACTATTACTACTACGGAGGGGCACAGGCCTTCACGGCCCAGGAGGCGGCGCAGGTCCAGGAGCTGGACGACCGTTTCTACCAGCTCAAGATCCCCCCGTACATCTTCACCATGGCGGCCGGAGGGGCGCTGATGGCCTACGCCCTGGCGGTGCTGGCCCTGGGGGTGTTCCGCCTGCCCTTCCGCTACCCCCTCCTCCTGCCCGTCGAGGCCGTGCTGGACGCTCTCATCGGCCTCGGATACATCCCCGCCGTGGCCTTCTACTTCATTAAACTCCTGGACATATATAACAACCAAATCTGTAAAGACAGAGCAGCGATGTACAACACTAAAGGCTTGAAGGGCTACGAGTGTGGCCTGAGTGGGACGGACGTGGCCGGCGGCCTCTTTGGGGTGCTCGGTGCAGTTTTGTTCTGCTGCAGTGCGGTGTTGGCCGTGAAAGCGTTCCGAACGGTCCGAAAGCGAAAGCAGCCCAGGCAGGCGGACGAGAACCTGTGA
- the phlpp2 gene encoding PH domain leucine-rich repeat-containing protein phosphatase 2 isoform X2, with translation MGYEDPLRVQQEAATSDLSCMIRFYSERPVNADQQDRVLLKGVFSVRKGKTQLHKWAERQVILCGTCLIVASVKDSLTGKLHILPLVGGKVEEVRRKQQCLMFSSAGPQAQTYYVTFDTLAEHQRWHRQASKVVSQTVSLVDLSCYSLEQVPEYLLYCQDITHLNLRHNFISLEGPGGLCNFNRFAQLKSLNLSHNRLGVFPEAVCEVQTLAELNVSCNGLSFIPPCVGNLSSLQTLSLDGNHLSTLPEELGGLVQLSSLGLSFNSFSHIPSVLERLVAMDRLAMAGNRVEVLDLASLLRALHVRSVDLRLNGLRCVKSETLEPMKQLTQLDLRDNRLDMLDLSSACNLETLHCQRNQLGALTLSGFALRTLHAGSNRLATVSVYPVPHQLTHMDLSWNLLEYLPDWVCDCRKLEVLDVSHNQLQELPARLLSGLSLQKLLAGSNQLQKLPDLLDHIPLETLDLQHNKLGELPDNFFYKALNLKYLNVSANALETIPPSSQSEESLSTLQELYLTENNLNENCAALLVGHQNLRVLHMAYNQLLSFPASKLSKLEMLEELNVSGNELKTVPSTVSSCKRLHTLIAHSNHISVFPEVLNLPEIKVVDVSCNELMEIVVPDSVPATLQELDLTGNSNLILEHKTLNVFSHISVLRLDQKPVVTQTAGETQGMSVPWDHGYAELSGHRNKLCVSVLAVDRFGDSVEAAYGIFDGDRNEEVPRLLQCTMGDVLAEEVQHSSVDSVYMCNTFLTSHRKLGVVGQKLGASALLCYIHHEPSEVGSYFSLTVANVGTCQALLCRQGRPLALSRVFSLEHNLEEMERVKAAKAIITEDNKVSGVTCCTRLLGCSYLSPCVLPKPWVRTEPLCAQDEFLILGNRALFQRLSHQEAVKTVLAVRDPRAAAKKLCSLAQSYGCRDNVGAVVVALHIGEDSCTCEPPLPTTEVRGPPPPTATPTCAPSVEPATPTSSNGVASEFHGETSASEVGSEAGSTASDEHPPAGPNPRPERRCSLHPVAALCGAGSLLPGSNPVLFQRQPSSTVFSSNQSDNGLDSDDEAPLEGVISNGSRLEVEVDIHCCAFQLRSGPPPSPKELDLRHDPRGSDYCSGGRIRRQASVVVSATNGCLLAVCGREITDLKKSPSTSSLFGKKLSNGSVVAPEDSHNIIEVALEAPKKKSGYFAAPTQQDPEDQLVVPPSLEQDVREQLKGQSPVVPGPPPSSMPPTNPPAWDHVHPGLHPATFPQEVYDTAL, from the exons ATGGGCTACGAAGACCCTCTGCGCGTGCAGCAGGAAGCTGCTACCTCTGACCTCAGCTGCATGATCCGCTTCTACAGCG AGCGACCGGTGAACGCGGACCAACAGGACCGGGTCCTGCTGAAGGGTGTGTTCAGCGTGCGTAAGGGCAAGACTCAGCTTCACAAGTGGGCGGAGCGTCAGGTGATCCTGTGTGGCACCTGCCTGATCGTGGCCTCCGTGAAGGACAGCCTGACAGGCAAGCTGCACATACTGCCCCTGGTCGGGGGGAAG gtagaaGAGGTGCGCAGGAAGCAGCAGTGTCTAATGTTCAGCTCAGCTGGGCCTCAGGCTCAGACATACTACGTGACCTTTGACACCCTGGCCGAGCACCAGCGCTGGCATCGACAGGCCTCCAAG gtggtGTCTCAGACTGTCAGCTTGGTGGATTTGTCCTGCTACAGTCTGGAGCAGGTTCCTGAGTACCTGCTCTACTGCCAGGACATCACACACCTCAACCTGCGCCACAACTTCATCAGTCTGGAGGGTCCAGGAGGCCTCTGCAACTTCAACAG ATTCGCCCAGCTGAAGAGCTTGAATCTGTCTCACAACCGCCTGGGTGTGTTCCCCGAGGCGGTGTGTGAGGTCCAGACCCTGGCCGAGCTCAACGTCTCCTGTAACGGTCTGAGCTTCATCCCACCCTGTGTGGGAAACCTCTCAAG TTTGCAGACGCTCTCTCTGGATGGGAATCACCTGAGCACCCTGCCCGAGGAGCTGGGAGGCCTGGTGCAGCTCAGCAGCCTGGGTCTCTCCTTCAACAGCTTCTCCCACATCCCCAGTGTCCTGGAGAGGCTCGTGGCCATGGACAGGCTGGCCATGGCCGGCAACCGGGTGGAGGTCCTGGATCTGGCCAGCCTGCTACGCGCCCTCCATGTCAGGAGTGTTGATTTACG GCTCAATGGACTGCGTTGTGTGAAGAGTGAGACTCTGGAGCCCATGAAGCAGCTCACGCAGCTGGACCTGCGGGACAACCGTCTGGACATGCTGGACCTGAGCTCCGCCTGCAACCTGGAGACGCTGCACTGCCAGCGCAACCAGCTGGGGGCGCTCACGCTCAGTGGCTTCGCCCTGCGCACCCTCCACGCGGGCAGCAACc gTCTCGCCACGGTGAGCGTCTATCCGGTTCCCCATCAGCTCACACACATGGACCTGTCATG GAATCTCCTGGAATACCTGCCAGACTGGGTGTGTGACTGCAGGAAGCTGGAAGTTCTTGACGTCTCACACAATCAACTGCAGGAGCTGCCGGCCAG ACTGCTCAGTGGTCTGAGTCTGCAGAAGCTCCTTGCAGGCAGTAATCAGCTGCAGAAGCTCCCCGACCTGCTCGACCACATCCCTCTGGAGACCCTGGACCTGCAGCACAACAAACTTGGCGAGCTCCCGGACAACTTCTTCTACAAGGCCTTAAA TTTAAAATACCTGAATGTGTCAGCTAATGCACTGGAGACAATCCCCCCGAGTAGCCAATCAGAAGAGAGCCTTAGCACCCTCCAGGAGCTGTACCTCACAGAAAACAACCTGAATGAGAACTGCGCCGCCCTGCTGGTTGGACACCAGAACCTGCGGGTTTTGCACATGGCCTATAACCAGTTGCTATCCTTCCCTGCGAG TAAGCTGAGTAAGCTGGAGATGCTGGAGGAATTGAATGTGAGTGGGAACGAGCTGAAGACCGTCCCCTCCACCGTGTCCAGCTGCAAGAGACTGCACACCCTCATCGCACACTCCAACCACATCAGCGTCTTCCCCGAGGTGCTCAACCTGCCTGAGATCAAG GTGGTGGATGTGAGCTGTAATGAGCTGATGGAGATTGTGGTGCCAGATTCGGTGCCTGCTACACTGCAGGAGCTCGACTTGACCGGCAACAGCAACCTCATACTGGAGCACAAGACTCTCAACGTGTTCAG TCACATATCTGTTCTGAGGCTGGACCAGAAGCCCGTGGTGACACAGACTGCAGGAGAGACGCAGGGCATGTCCGTTCCATGGGATCATGGCTACGCAGAGCTGAGCGGTCACAGGAACAA GTTGTGCGTGTCCGTGCTGGCCGTGGATCGTTTCGGGGACAGTGTGGAGGCGGCGTACGGGATCTTCGATGGCGACCGCAACGAGGAGGTGCCGCGTCTGCTGCAGTGCACCATGGGAGATGTGCTAGCGGAGGAGGTCCAGCACAGCAGTGTTGacagtgtgtacatgtgcaacACTTTCCTCACCtcgcacag GAAGTTGGGTGTGGTGGGGCAGAAGCTGGGGGCATCTGCCCTGCTCTGCTACATCCACCACGAGCCCTCCGAGGTGGGCAGCTACTTCAGCCTGACCGTGGCCAACGTGGGCACGTGCCAGGCGCTGCTGTGCCGCCAAGGCCGGCCTCTCGCCCTCTCCAGGGTCTTCAGCCTGGAACACAacctggaggagatggagagggttAAAGCGGCCAAGGCCATCATCACCGAG GATAACAAGGTGAGTGGGGTCACCTGCTGCACACGTCTGCTGGGCTGCTCCTACCTGTCGCCGTGTGTGTTGCCCAAGCCCTGGGTGCGCACCGAGCCCCTCTGTGCCCAGGACGAGTTCCTGATCCTGGGGAACAGGGCGCTATTCCAGCGCCTGTCCCACCAGGAGGCGGTGAAGACCGTGCTGGCTGTCCGCGACCCCCGTGCTGCGGCCAAAAAGCTGTGCAGCCTGGCCCAGAGCTACGGGTGCCGGGACAACGTCGGGGCGGTGGTGGTGGCCCTGCACATCGGGGAGGACAGCTGCACGTGCGAGCCTCCTCTCCCCACCACCGAGGTCCGCGGGCCCCCGCCGCCGACGGCCACGCCCACCTGCGCGCCATCCGTGGAaccggccacgcccacctccagCAACGGCGTCGCCTCGGAGTTCCACGGCGAGACGTCCGCCTCAGAGGTGGGCAGCGAGGCGGGGTCCACGGCCTCCGACGAGCACCCGCCCGCGGGCCCCAACCCCCGGCCCGAGCGCCGCTGTAGCCTCCACCCCGTGGCAGCGCTCTGTGGGGCGGGCTCCCTGCTGCCCGGGTCCAACCCCGTGCTGTTCCAGCGTCAGCCGTCCTCCACCGTCTTCTCCAGCAACCAATCGGACAACGGCCTGGACAGCGACGACGAGGCGCCACTAGAGGGCGTCATATCCAACGGTAGCaggctggaggtggaggtggacatCCACTGCTGTGCGTTCCAGCTGCGCTCCGGACCCCCGCCCAGCCCTAAGGAGCTGGACCTTCGGCACGACCCCCGGGGCTCCGACTACTGCTCCGGTGGCAGGATCCGCCGACAGGCCAGCGTGGTCGTCTCGGCCACCAACGGGTGCCTGCTGGCCGTCTGCGGGAGGGAGATCACCGACCTGAAGAAAtcaccctccacctccagccTCTTCGGGAAGAAACTCTCCAACGGCTCCGTGGTGGCCCCCGAGGACAGCCACAACATCATCGAGGTGGCTCTGGAGGCTCCAAAGAAGAAGTCTGGATACTTCGCCGCTCCCACACAGCAGGACCCCGAGGATCAGTTAGTGGTGCCTCCCAGCCTGGAGCAGGACGTCCGCGAACAGCTGAAGGGCCAAAGTCCTGTTGTTCCAGGACCTCCACCTTCCTCGATGCCTCCCACAAACCCGCCCGCCTGGGACCACGTGCACCCTGGCCTCCACCCCGCCACCTTCCCACAGGAGGTGTACGACACTGCCCTGTAG